A region of Selenomonadales bacterium 4137-cl DNA encodes the following proteins:
- a CDS encoding PatB family C-S lyase produces the protein MSYNFDATIERRGTDCEKWDLLEKIFGTTDVLPFWVADMDFAAAPGIAAALQARASHPVYGYQTKEEKVFHAAMAWEARRHGWVIERDWILNTPGVVASLSAAVLSLTSPGDKIVIQPPVYPPFFTCVTRNGRQVVENPLRERNGCWEMDLADLERKLDPTVKMLILCSPHNPVGRVWTRDELRTLGDICLRHGITVLADEIHCDLVFPGHRHVPFASLGREYANASVTFFSPSKTFNIAGTYTSFVVLPDPDKHRRYGDLVAALDIGEGNLFGLTAAEAAYKTGGDWLDNLLSYLGANADALVDFARRELPGVRVEKPEGTYLAWLDFRTRFTDHDALKKFLIHDAKVGLSDGLSFGRQGAGFARFNFACPRTLMLEGLSRIADALRKKG, from the coding sequence TTGAGCTACAATTTTGACGCAACCATCGAGCGACGCGGTACCGACTGTGAAAAATGGGACCTGCTCGAAAAGATTTTCGGGACAACCGATGTGCTGCCGTTCTGGGTCGCCGACATGGACTTCGCCGCCGCCCCGGGAATCGCCGCCGCCCTACAAGCCAGAGCCAGCCACCCCGTTTACGGCTACCAAACAAAAGAAGAAAAGGTTTTTCACGCGGCGATGGCGTGGGAAGCCCGCCGGCACGGCTGGGTAATCGAGCGCGACTGGATCCTCAACACTCCGGGGGTGGTGGCCTCGCTCAGCGCCGCCGTCCTTTCTCTTACCTCGCCGGGTGATAAGATCGTAATCCAGCCCCCTGTCTACCCGCCCTTTTTTACCTGCGTTACCAGGAACGGCCGCCAGGTAGTGGAGAATCCCCTCCGGGAAAGGAACGGCTGCTGGGAGATGGACCTTGCCGACCTGGAGCGCAAGCTCGACCCGACGGTAAAGATGCTGATCCTTTGCAGCCCTCACAACCCGGTCGGTCGCGTTTGGACACGAGACGAGCTGCGCACCCTCGGCGATATCTGCCTGAGGCACGGCATCACCGTCCTCGCTGACGAGATTCATTGCGATCTCGTCTTCCCCGGCCACCGCCACGTGCCGTTCGCGTCACTGGGCAGAGAGTATGCCAACGCCAGCGTTACCTTCTTTTCTCCCAGCAAGACCTTCAACATCGCCGGCACCTACACGTCGTTCGTCGTGCTACCCGACCCCGACAAACACAGACGGTACGGCGACCTGGTCGCCGCGCTGGACATCGGCGAGGGCAACCTGTTCGGACTGACAGCCGCCGAGGCGGCCTACAAAACGGGCGGAGACTGGCTGGATAACCTCCTTTCCTATCTGGGGGCAAACGCCGATGCGCTGGTCGACTTCGCACGCCGCGAACTGCCTGGCGTGAGGGTGGAGAAACCGGAGGGCACCTACCTAGCCTGGCTCGATTTCCGCACCCGCTTCACCGACCACGATGCGTTGAAAAAGTTTCTTATCCATGACGCCAAGGTCGGACTGAGCGACGGGCTGTCTTTCGGCCGCCAGGGCGCGGGCTTCGCGCGTTTCAACTTTGCCTGTCCCCGCACGCTGATGCTGGAGGGATTGTCCCGCATCGCCGACGCGCTGAGAAAGAAAGGCTAA
- a CDS encoding DUF2238 domain-containing protein, whose translation MLVKGFFAAYLILWIYLAFEPLDRFDWVLDNLLVFLLGPPFLYSARRFRFSDLSYILVIVYLMLCAIGAHWSYSFVPAGDWLKESFGLGRNHYDRIVHFSFGLLLAYPLKEWLERVAKVASPWPYFFSPLLLVAVSAIFECIEAIVVEMVNPDLGIIFLGAQGDIWDAQKDIIVALYGGALAMAAAHLAEVKPRRQNPDI comes from the coding sequence ATGCTAGTCAAAGGCTTTTTCGCCGCCTATCTAATCCTGTGGATTTATCTCGCTTTCGAGCCGCTCGACCGATTCGACTGGGTGCTCGACAATCTCCTAGTCTTTCTTCTCGGCCCACCCTTCCTTTACTCGGCCCGGCGCTTCCGGTTCTCTGACCTGTCTTACATCCTTGTCATCGTCTATCTGATGCTATGCGCGATAGGAGCCCACTGGTCGTACAGCTTCGTGCCCGCCGGCGACTGGCTCAAGGAGAGCTTTGGCTTAGGTCGTAACCACTACGACCGCATCGTTCATTTTTCGTTCGGCCTGCTGCTCGCTTACCCCCTTAAGGAGTGGCTGGAGCGGGTGGCGAAGGTGGCGTCTCCCTGGCCTTATTTCTTCTCCCCGCTCCTGCTCGTTGCCGTCAGCGCCATTTTCGAGTGTATCGAGGCCATCGTCGTGGAGATGGTCAACCCCGACCTCGGCATAATCTTTCTCGGCGCCCAGGGCGACATCTGGGACGCCCAGAAGGACATCATCGTCGCTCTTTACGGCGGCGCCCTGGCGATGGCTGCTGCCCATCTCGCGGAAGTAAAACCGCGCCGCCAAAACCCTGATATTTAA